The Tigriopus californicus strain San Diego chromosome 10, Tcal_SD_v2.1, whole genome shotgun sequence region ACTCAATACTTAAACATCTTCTCGACAGGTTTTGCAGAGCTTTCCTTTCCAGGCCTAACTGCCTCCATGGTCTAACTGGTCtcattgaatcaaaaagaTGCCCTCCATGTCTAGCCATAAGTGAACATTAGGAGTTGATACTGTAACAAAAACTAGTTATGATAAAACTCTGGTAAACTTTGCGTATGTGCTGATTTTTTATTCACCTCCGACTAAGGCACTCACCAATGGAACCGAGGATCCTTGGAATGAAAGCTTTTGAATCAGCGTTAATTGTGATGTCCAACCAATTTCCAGCTTTTTCCAGAATTATGATTTGCATTGCTTCTCTGAGACCAAATCAGCATACAAGAATTTGATATATTCGTGGTTCGGGTATTTTCATCATATCAATTTATGTGAAAGGCAAACTATTCGGCATACTTTTTAAATATCCCGAGTTCCTCGAACTCATCAATCATGTCAAAGACTCGTCGACGGAGTTCCTTCACGGAGGGATGAGAAGTCTCCGATAAAAATAACTTTCGCCGATGCCCTTCAAGTTTGCGCTGCCAATTCAATCCGCTAATGGTCAGTTGATCAGGACTTAAAGAGTTGGGCATCACCTTATGAAAGAAAGTTCTTTGAGAATCCAAAAATGAATCCGGTTAAAATCAAAACTTGTTCCTCTTACCAACACACCTCCCACCAATCCGATGGCTCGTCGATCTTGAAAATCTTGGTAAAATTGCTCAAAACTGATGTCAGGTATGTGAGGCGATAAATAAGAGGAAAATATGGTGAAATAGGATCTCAGCAGTTGTGCCAAGTGCTGGTCCCTAAATTGGCGATCTGTGCAACTATACAGCAAATAACACAAATCCACCGCGGGATGACCAATGTTGGAGACTTGATAGTCGATAAATTTGACATCTTTTGGGCTTCCATCTGAAatcagttttaaaaaaattaaacaacgTCGTCCATATGGCTGGTAGCCAAGTTTGAGTCGAGAACTAGCCTGCATttaattggaacaaaatgttgtTGTTCCACAAATCACCGTGAAGTAATGTCCGGAACACAGAGTGTTCGTTTTTCCCGAGGAATTCCGAAGAGACCGCCTTTGCCATATTCTTAACGCTTTTGAGCATGACATCGATATTGACTTGGTCATCGCCTCGGGCAATTCGCATGTCCCCAAAGTTCTTAAAACTagattggaacattttgcgAATCATCGCCTCAAAACCGAGAGGAGTTTTCATGGCATAAATATCCTTGATTTTAGCTTGGTTAAGGGGAAAGTCCGACGGGAATTCTTTATCATTGAGCAGAAGCCACCAAGCGCCATGGAAATGAGCCACTTTATCCACAACCAGTTTGGTGTGCTCCAGAGGCAGAATATTTATCTTATTGTGCATTTGGTAAGGTTGAGGACGTTTGGTCAAATCCTCCATGATCATGATGCCTTGCTCTTTCTTGGTGCAAAGACACCAAGCAAAGAAGCAACAATGCTTTCGACAACAACCTGGGGACACGAAATCTTCTTGAAAGGTGGAAGCTCCATGAAACAGCGTGGGGGATATTCCTGGAACCAAAGACAAACGGTAGatgttattctccaccgattagttgtcagttctacttttttcaaaacctaatctaacctaacatgatattaataacccttaaagtttGTATCAAAACCTTTTAACTTTtcgccacaaatttaaaaatgagcaccgccatGAGCATCTAATCGGTGGAAAATAACTTTTAGCAAGAAAACACCTTATAGTTGGAGAATCGACcggttgaaacaaaaagaaattttgctTTTAGTCTTACGATAGAGCACCAGACCATGATCGGGAAAGATGCATTCATTGAGGGATCAACATACGCTCTAACCCACCGACGAAAATGTCCATTTCTAAGCTCCTCACACAACTAGTTTTGTGACGAACCAGAGTAACTATGAGGGTCATTGGGAAAGTAGCCAACTTGTAATCGACCCTGAATTATCGCACTTATGGGGCTTCATTTCATAAATTTTTAGGGAATTGCTTGTTGATGGGGGAGCTTGATGATCGCAATATTATTTGTCCTCAGATCAGATAATGCCATTATTTGATCCGTGGATATTCCCCTTAAACCACAATCAAAGTTGGAGTTTTACAGAACTTGTTAGCCAGCCTCTACCAAAGGCACGGGAAATTCGGGCTAAAACAATTTCTCATCTCAAAAGCAAACTAGCGAATTGTTCTATTTTCATATCACTATCTGTCCTCATATGCTATGttgaaattgcataataaaTCCCAGAAAAGTGTCAAGTGTTgctgataaaattgcaaagtttgcagatgcaataaatttgcagaaatatcTGGTCTATGCAAGTTTCTTCCCCAGTTTGCAAGATTGTTGGCCGACCTAGCACTCTAGCCGACCCTAACCATGACCTTGACAAATCTTGCTTGAGTTTGTTTGcaatttgtaaaaatgaatggcgccttgaaaaaagaaccaatgagatttaaaaaagcaaaaacaaaccatAAATTTGAGTTTGTTTTCGTCATTTATTCAAGTTGTTACTTTCTTTGTGTCAGAGATATTCTGTTATTGAGTTAAGAAAATAGTGATGTGTTAAAATCACACATAACTTGATTTTTGGTGAATTTCGTGGACTTACGTACCCTAGAATtgactgaaatattttttgattagGGAGAACTTTGACTGGCATGGTGTTCGGATAAAAGCATTGCAACAGAACTTCAGAATAATTTACCATTCTTGGACTCACCTACCAATTGACTGGAATGCGTCAAATCATAGTTGactaatgtcaagcattgtaatTTGCTTGTCACCTTGAGTTGACAAATaatcttgccattttgatattttcttttcccttATTCCAAAAAgggcattttctttcttgaacaAGAATAATCCTAGTTTTACCTTTCGGTTCAAGCTACAGTTTTTGCTCACCCTTTCATACGCAGATTATTTCAGTCAATCGGGCTAGAGCATTTCTATTACCTTAATCTTACTAACCTTCTAGCTCTGGATATTTGGAACCTAGGATTACGGATCCCTCCTGGtaccaaaatatttctttggcaaagGTCAAGGAAAGTTTGCCACTTATATCATGTAAAATACTATCCATAGGAACTTTGATGAACGTGTGCACTTCCTTGTCTTGTCCATTAATGCTTAATTTCAAAGATATCTTTTTGATATCTGAATTGTATTGCTCATTGATTCCATCCAGTTTGGTTTGGCCACCAATATCCAGGACCTTTAcgttctttgttttgaaataactTTGGAAAATCCGCTCCCAATTGGCTTCATTCAAGTCCTCAAGACAAAGAATATCGTCCAATCCTCTCATGATCATCACTAGAATTCACACTATGAACTTTAGGGCCAGAGACACGTCAATATTATCTAACTAATTCAAACTTGTCAATTGTGCTCGTTCAATTACTTGCGAACATTGAGTACATTGGGCACTCGTCAACGAATTGTACACACTCCGTTTTCAGCTGAAAGGCGGGTGCAACAGATTAAACCCGTTGGCTGCACTTGGCCATGGCTGGTCCATCCATACTAATGGCTTATGAACGTTTACTACGCCCTATCGTTCGCTTTGGTGAACTTCAAGGGCATACgaattttgttgttttttccatGGCCATGAAACGCGTGGATTGCAGTGGTGCCAGATGAAGGTGTTTCGAAGTCTGTGGCGGGGAAAGTATTGCTTTGCCTTTGCCAGTCGGAGGAATATGCCTCAAAATAGGCAGAATTTGGCAGCGTTTTGATTTCAGAAGAGGTAGATTTTagtggacatttttttttgcggacttccataccgctaccgggattggaatcccagcatttcaagacgagaagattattcattttacttgacttttatctatatacattatttgatcgaccaacgaattggagttggctgatctggctaatcccAGAACATAAGGTTGATCCAGAATTTTAGTCTaaatcttgtccaagtctgacttatatcctgctactggatcaacgcctacataagccctacgaatatttgagggcagcaaattgaacaatgaaggagcccgagcaAGAAGAGAggtagacttcattgttttaactagcttggattctcgaggacttgaaggtgctctcaatagGCACATTAcgcctctacggtcactagaattgaccctaaatacagggttgggacaaagctcatggatgcttttgaagacggacagtatcagatacctttcgtaccttctctgaacagtGTAcatacagtcccaacttttttagcctctcccaatatgagagctctctcaatcctgtgatgttcctagtgaaacatctttggacttgttcgacctcttgcaaacctgctgaactcattggagcccaaatgggtgaggcatattcaagatatggctgaacaatcgacttgtacagagttagcatcgtgatgctatctctggacttaaacgtgcgatatatccaaccacacatttgaaaagctttacccaccttcaactggatatgctcatcgaactttccattattttggaggactacacctagatctttcatagatgagacctgctcaatatctttacctccattatctacgagtggagtatttaaaggagttgacccaaatgtcattgagcggaatttcattccgttcagggccatattactctcagttacccaagagtagattcgatttaagtcctttgcaaggctactggaatcttggccattcctaccagaaactaactttgtatcgtcagcataagaagagagactggcagtaatacttagcttttgaagcggggcaacgaatattataaacaagaggggccctaagatggaatcctggggaacacctgacatgacatcatgtatgtcactaagtgatccctcgaccttaacaatttgcttcctatcctgaatgaagcaacagttcctttttcgaagaaaggaacgaattactgtaatttcactacttgtaatttcgttactaatgccctggttgTTAGGCTCGTATGTTGTGGTTGCTTCATTTATTCTACAATACACAATGATGGAAGGATTTGTTTGATTCGGAAGATGTAAACACGCAGTTCTTCTCTCGCTCTCAGAAAATAAGGAAGGGGGGTAGGctgggattaggtttaggatTAAGGTCGGCTCCATAACTATGAGACTGAACTTGTCTGCACCTTCGCTtcctttgcgtcccttctacgtggacggaggtacacccTACATTAAAGCAAGTCGTATGTCTCttggactgacggcacatgtacgggtgaaaaaaggggcaatctacctttgaacatcccttcttcccattgtacttctcaagacCGAACTTGAGTACgtagtttttgacaccatttaggggggtcaaactgacagccttttccttcttcaggaccaCGCTGCTTTCGAAAAAgtggacagactgttttcccAAAAACTATTTTATCCCGCTCAACTATAAGTGGAGGCACCAATTCAACGTCTACATTGGTAAAATCAGTCGACatctcaactactgggtgagcctgttcttcaagcagcaccctcggtttcattgacccaagcaactaaagcctctatattaaagggcttattgacgacggaaggatccttccctgccaagaccaagtccaaacattgtctagcctttttgctgacttttccaaagcctccatCATGACGgcagaggaactatcaatgagaagcaaaatcaagagaccaagaaaaagaaggagaaaaactaaaaggctatgcaatcttgtcctgcgatacaggacaacgaagcagaataggaatgaactacttcacatcaaactaaacatacaaatttAAGATGAAGAAAGTAAACAAGAaataagggacagagaaaagcaaggaatcaagaacatatgtaagctaggaaaacaagacaaaaacacagaaataagcTCAGCTAACTGATCTATCacgaaatgaaatcaatacactaatgaacaataaattctagCTGTCAAGGatcaatacaatcaaactaaagaactacacataacgatttggaactagaaatactacaataCAGATCACAGAGAACCTcctaaagctaaacataaattagcaataaacttattaggttttaaagtaattacgtcttgccaaagagccgtgaaaaacctaattgagtggATGAAttgcaattcccattcattcatcgaCTCTAGTACCCAGCAACGAAATATGTGAAAGTTTTGCTATTTTAACCGTTATTTATTGAATCGAAAAAAACTGAAGCTGGTAACGTTTACCTCTCCCAAAATGATTAGTTTTAGGCAaatttttggagaaattgtAAGCGACACATGATCGAATGAATTTGGATTGCAGTCGTATGTCAttttaagtgatatttttAACAATGCTATTGTTGCAATTCATTATATTTGGTCGAGGGATGGGACCCTTTGTAATGGTCTCGGAAGTAAATTCAGGCATATGAAAATTTTACATTAGGGTCAGGCGTTCAGTTTTGTGAAAACATTGTAGTCTAACAATTTAACTAGCATCTCATTCCGACGATAAATATCAGGGTGTTCTTAATTGTCAAAACGTCGAAGCGAACCCCTTATACCATGAAACTAAACCTTTCTATGGATATACATTTACTTTTATAACCTTTTTTGGGGCGAGTGGTTTTAACAAATAAGCATG contains the following coding sequences:
- the LOC131888601 gene encoding uncharacterized protein LOC131888601, with amino-acid sequence MIMRGLDDILCLEDLNEANWERIFQSYFKTKNVKVLDIGGQTKLDGINEQYNSDIKKISLKLSINGQDKEVHTFIKVPMDSILHDISGKLSLTFAKEIFWYQEGSVILGSKYPELEGISPTLFHGASTFQEDFVSPGCCRKHCCFFAWCLCTKKEQGIMIMEDLTKRPQPYQMHNKINILPLEHTKLVVDKVAHFHGAWWLLLNDKEFPSDFPLNQAKIKDIYAMKTPLGFEAMIRKMFQSSFKNFGDMRIARGDDQVNIDVMLKSVKNMAKAVSSEFLGKNEHSVFRTLLHGDLWNNNILFQLNADGSPKDVKFIDYQVSNIGHPAVDLCYLLYSCTDRQFRDQHLAQLLRSYFTIFSSYLSPHIPDISFEQFYQDFQDRRAIGLVGGVLVMPNSLSPDQLTISGLNWQRKLEGHRRKLFLSETSHPSVKELRRRVFDMIDEFEELGIFKKYAE